CGCCAGACACCCCAAACTAATGAAAATCTTTTTCATGAGGCAATCCCCCAGTAGTCGTTGAGCTTTTTTCGCAGCACCAACAACGCGGCTGTTTCAGCGAGCGCCTTGTCTTTGCGGCGCAGTTCGCGCTCAAGTTCCTGGATGCGTTTCTTGTCCTTGCGGGCTTGCTCGCGGTCGTCTTTTTGCTGGGCCTTTTCCGATTTCTGGCCGGTGATGAAGGCTTGTCGCCAGGCCGTGATTTGCTCGGGGTAAAGGCCTTTGCGGCGGCAATACTCGCCCAGCTCGATCTCGGACAAACCGGACGCTTCAAGGACGACAGCAAACTTGGTTTCGGCTGACCAGCTCTGAGTCGATTGCTTGTTTTCGGACACTGCATTTCCTTCAGAACTGAGCTGCTTGCGCCAGTTGGACAAAGACATTTCGCTGACCCCTTCGCGCCGGGAGACCTCGGCCATCGACAGGTTCAGCGGGGGAAGCAGCATCTTGAGTAATGCGGCTCTGCGTTCAGGTGAATAATACGGCACGACCAGTCTCTTTCCGCCCCCGATGTGCTTTTTTAGGAAAATTCGGAGAGGCGACAACTATCCTGACACCGGGGGATTTACGCCCCCAAAACGCGCAGCTTGTTTGTTCACTAATAAATATTTGATGGTCTAAAAAACTGCGAGCATCGATTTCAGGCGGCTGGATTCGATCAGAAGTCGACACGTCCGCAGGATCCTATGACGCGTAGATTTTTTGCACGCTCAATGTACTGCTGAGAAGTTATCAGAATGGTGACTGAAGAATTACAAATTTGTTATAAGCCCCTCAGCCGCGGACAATTCGTCTAAGATCTATTTAGTGTGGAAGCTTGTATGTTTTACCTCGATTGCGTAGAGGAGGCTCGAAAAATACGTGATAACTTCTTACTGACTAAAGCCTAAAATGTACGAGTGAAGTTATCTATGCGAGTATAAGGATATTTTATATTTAGTGTCGAGATTTTATAAAAAATGCGTATTTTGATAATAGAAGACGAGCTGAAAACCGCCCATTATTTACACCAGGGGCTGACCGAAAGTGGATTTGTCGTTGATTGCGTCGCCAGCGGAATCGATGGCTTACGCTTAGTCTCCCAACAGGCGTATGATCTTGTAGTGCTCGATGCAAACTTACCGCAACGGGGCGGCTGGGGTCTGCTTGTAAGTATTCGCAAGGTCATTATTGCGCCCATCATGATACTTACCGTTAACGGTAGTCTGGAGGACAAAATCAAAGGATTCGATCTAGGCGCCGACGATTACATGGTCAAACCAATTGAGTTTCCAGAACTGTTGGCCCGAGTACGTACTCTGATGCGTCGCACTGAATTGTCGGCATTGCCCGACGTACTATGTGTCGGCGACCTGGAACTCGATCTGGGTAGACACCGGGTCTTTCGCGCCAGACAGCGGATTGAACTGACCAATAAGGAGTTCGCCTTGCTAGATCTCTTGATGCGCCAGACTGGTACGACGCTGTCGCGCACGCAAATCATGTCCTCTGTCTGGGGGCTGAATGCTGATTGCGACACCAATGTTGTTGAGGTAGCAATGAGAAGGCTTCGGGCCAAGATTGATGATCCTTTCAACAACAAGCTGATCCATACCTTGCGCGGTGTTGGATATGTTCTCGAAACGCGCGATCATTGAGTTCTATTAATTTTTTAAGTTGTGCGCTATAATCGGCATTGAATTTAAATTCAGAATGCACAAATATTTACTCTAAAATTCAGTTCTATTAGATTCCTAATCGTCTCCGGGGTGCGGCGGTACTGCTCATGGCTGATTCTGATACTTCTAAGACTCTGCTATGAGCCTGTTAAACATACTGTGCGCTGACGCTGTCATTGCCTTCAATAATTTTTGCTGAAAGTCGTGGTGATCGCAACGTTGGCAACGCCATGGAAACAAATCAGAAAGCAATGGCCGCCTACGCCGCGCAAAAAAGGCTGGACCGCTCCGGAAGTTCAGAAATACTGCTATAGAATGAAGCTTGATATCGCAAAAGTGGTAAAGTGGTGAGTACGACCCCACCAATTCGCTTTTGCAACATTGTACCTTTTCGAATGACCTATGAGGACTCAGCTGGAAAGTTTCACACTATTGAATACTAAATTATGGGTGTGTGTCGTAACACGCACGAATGAACGGATGACGTGAATAAGGGCTTTTTTTTCTATGGTTGGTGTCACCAGTTGGTGTGTCCATGGATGTTTGGAAAACCCAGCTTGAAGGTCGTGATCTTGCCCGGGCAGCTATTAACTTCTGCGACTCCCTGATGCAAACTCATGATTGATTTCACAATGGCTAAACCAAGCCCGGTACTTCCTTTAGCGCGCGAATGATGAGTGTCAACTCGATAAAAGCGATCGAATAAGTGCGGTAGGTGTTGAGGTTCAATACCTGCGCCTGGGTTGGCTACATGTAGCGAGACTTCTGTGGCATGGACTTCGATGGTGATTGAGATGGCTTGGCCTGCTGGACAATGGCGTATTGCGTTGGACATCAGGTTGGAAATGGCCCGCTGAATCATCAGCCGATCACCAATGGTCGACCCACTGCCCGTAACGCTCAAGCTGACATGTTTCTCTTCCGCCGACAGGGAAAACAGATCGATGACCTTCGAGGCTTCATCCTCCAGCGCAATGGTCTCAAACGGGACCAGCGCAGCGGGATTACTGACCTGCGCTAGGAAAAGCATGTCCGAGACAATCCGGGCTACGCGCCCAAGCTCTTGGGTGGAGGACTCCAAAACCGCTTTGTACTCCTCGGCCGACCTCTCCCGGGACAACGTCACCTGGGCTTTGCCCATCAGGTTGGAAATGGGTGCTCGTAGTTCGTGGGCCAAGTCATCGGAGAACTGCGACAACTGCTGAACATCGCTGTCTAGTCGGTGCAGCATGAAGTTGATGCCATGGGCCAGTTCGCTGAGCTCCTGCGGCATCTTGACCACCGAGAGTCGATGGCTGAGGTCCTGAGCAGAGATCATGGCGGCCACCTTGCGAAACTCCCGCAGCGGCGCGAGCCCCCGTTTTACCACTGCCCAGGCACTGAGGCCGATAAGTAGCAGCAGCAACGGCAAGGCCATGATCGTCGAGCTTAGATATGTGCTGAGCAGCGCTTCATCGTTGGCGCAATCAAGCGACAGCAATACGGCGACATTCGTACCGTTCGGCAAGCGGATCAGTCTGGATGCAGTCAGGAAGTGCCGGCCCTGATCATCGGTGCTTCGGGAGTACGACACCTTGTCGGCGGCAGCCCCTGCCGCCTTCAACTCCACCCTGGGGTCCGTCAAGCCAAAGCCTGACTTCAAGAGCGGCGTCCTCATATTTATCAGGTCATAAATTGTAAGGTTGAGGTGGTCATGCCCCATCACCTGATCCAGCAAAACGTGCGGTTTAATGTTGATGTCGACAGGTTTTTCATACAGCGAAAGACTGTGCTCGATTTGCCGCATTTTCTCGCTCAAGTTGTCTTTTGACAGTTTATCTAACTCATGCGTTAGCGCGAGGAACGCAAGAACCGCCAGAAATAACACCAACAATGCGCCCATAATGCTC
This region of Pseudomonas mandelii genomic DNA includes:
- a CDS encoding heavy metal response regulator transcription factor, with translation MRILIIEDELKTAHYLHQGLTESGFVVDCVASGIDGLRLVSQQAYDLVVLDANLPQRGGWGLLVSIRKVIIAPIMILTVNGSLEDKIKGFDLGADDYMVKPIEFPELLARVRTLMRRTELSALPDVLCVGDLELDLGRHRVFRARQRIELTNKEFALLDLLMRQTGTTLSRTQIMSSVWGLNADCDTNVVEVAMRRLRAKIDDPFNNKLIHTLRGVGYVLETRDH
- a CDS encoding heavy metal sensor histidine kinase, encoding MKSASLSMRLGLAVSIMGALLVLFLAVLAFLALTHELDKLSKDNLSEKMRQIEHSLSLYEKPVDINIKPHVLLDQVMGHDHLNLTIYDLINMRTPLLKSGFGLTDPRVELKAAGAAADKVSYSRSTDDQGRHFLTASRLIRLPNGTNVAVLLSLDCANDEALLSTYLSSTIMALPLLLLLIGLSAWAVVKRGLAPLREFRKVAAMISAQDLSHRLSVVKMPQELSELAHGINFMLHRLDSDVQQLSQFSDDLAHELRAPISNLMGKAQVTLSRERSAEEYKAVLESSTQELGRVARIVSDMLFLAQVSNPAALVPFETIALEDEASKVIDLFSLSAEEKHVSLSVTGSGSTIGDRLMIQRAISNLMSNAIRHCPAGQAISITIEVHATEVSLHVANPGAGIEPQHLPHLFDRFYRVDTHHSRAKGSTGLGLAIVKSIMSLHQGVAEVNSCPGKITTFKLGFPNIHGHTNW